Proteins co-encoded in one Accipiter gentilis chromosome 5, bAccGen1.1, whole genome shotgun sequence genomic window:
- the FDXACB1 gene encoding ferredoxin-fold anticodon-binding domain-containing protein 1 isoform X1: MRERRRPPALATEMEPARRVLLLGEGNFSFAASLCGAAGTHVVATCYESEEEVAGRGRAAESIRRLRERGAEVLFSVDCTKLKDYFLPEKRDFDCIYFNFPHCGRKAGVVKNRELLAQFFHGSAEVLTVEGEIHVALCNGQGGTPADQPRREWHNSWQIVAVAAGAGFILSNVHPFKADTIHGYKCTGYRSQDKPFCVEGALNHIFTRSMPLPYFKPMICEIELESRKVSFQVPQVLVDKINRGFLEVNSNHPVRTIKEKLTAELSQAFPLQNIDYCLSLLHQGHLNGVCHSNIFWIILSPEETPSTEEMSNGLANAVLFSHVDFCRDTDKNGWVNVQEGCHISKQYYLRPSLLPYAQAIIQRGAFLPGTLHVLSGPVFRKCLITPYSMPVFHEMVFVCAVNRGTESKCIQMLMNNIKTSIHSFHQTVPRFKVNINLQEAKSFETTELNDFAAFESQLSKIQYFICMEIDTSGSCEKGFCVGIIRTAHYELVSSELVVVFASLNLDLLAMLICGISDWRMLWTSDTRFLRQFPRGELRLFKSFSLYPPSYVHDVSFWVPDGEQFDEVAFHTVARQVSGEMVVSIQLIDSFQQSETGRKSLCYRLTFQSCDKALSRQEVAGMQLLFRKEINQRLRVALR; this comes from the exons ATGAGGGAGCGCCGGCGGCCTCCGGCTCTGGCTACGGAGATGGAGCCGGCGCGCCGCgtcctgctgctgggggagggTAACTTCTCCTTCGCGGCCTCCCTGTGCGGAGCCGCGGGCACCCACGTCGTGGCCACTTGTTACGAGAGCGAAGAGGAGGTGGCCGGGCGGGGGCGAGCCGCGGAGAGCATCCGGCGGCTGCGGGAGAGGG GAGCTgaagttctgttttctgtggaCTGCACCAAGCTGAAGGACTATTTTTTACCAGAAAAAAGAGACTTTGACTGTATTTATTTCAACTTCCCTCACTGTGGGAGAAAGGCTGGGGTAGTGAAGAATAGAGAGCTTCTTGCCCAGTTTTTCCATGG ctctgcagaagtGCTGACAGTGGAGGGAGAGATCCATGTGGCTCTTTGCAATGGACAGGGTGGGACACCTGCTGATCAACCAAGGAGAGAATGGCACAACAGCTGGCAAATAGTGGCtgtggcagcaggagctggattTATCTTGAGTAACGTTCATCCTTTTAAAGCAGACACTATCCATGGATATAAGTGTACAGGCTACAG GAGTCAAGATAAACCTTTCTGTGTAGAGGGAGCTTTAAACCACATTTTCACACGAAGCATGCCACTTCCATATTTCAAACCCATGATCTGCGAGATAGAACTGGAAAGCcgaaaagtttcttttcaagtaCCGCAAGTACTTGTGGACAAAATTAATAG ggGTTTCCTAGAAGTAAATTCAAATCATCCAGTACGGACAATAAAGGAGAAGCTTACTGCAGAGCTCAGCCAAGCCTTTCCATTACAAAATATTGACTACTGCCTTTCTCTGCTCCACCAAGGTCACCTGAATGGTGTTTGTCACTCAAACATCTTTTGGATCATTCTGAGCCCAGAGGAGACTCCAAGCACTGAAGAAATGTCTAATGGACTGgcaaatgcagttttattttcccATGTTGATTTTTGCAGGGACACAGATAAGAATGGCTGGGTGAATGTACAAGAGGGATGCCACATTTCAAAACAGTATTATCTTAGACCTTCCCTTCTACCTTATGCTCAGGCAATAATACAAAGAGGAGCATTTCTTCCGGGGACACTTCATGTTCTTTCTGGCCCAGTTTTCAGGAAGTGTCTTATCACTCCTTACTCCATGCCTGTTTTTCATGAGATGGTTTTTGTATGTGCAGTTAACAGGGGTACAGAAAGCAAGTGTATCCAGATGTTGATGAATAACATTAAAACCAGCATACATTCTTTTCACCAGACTGTTCCACGCTTTAAAGTGAATATCAATCTGCAGGAAGCAAAGAGCTTTGAAACAACTGAGCTAAATGACTTTGCTGCTTTTGAATCTCAGCTTAGTAAAATTCAGTACTTCATCTGTATGGAGATAGATACTTCAGGCTCCTGTGAGAAGGGCTTCTGTGTGGGAATTATAAGGACAGCTCATTACGAACTAGTAAGCAGTGAACTGGTTGTTGTCTTTGCTTCATTGAATCTTGACCTCCTAGCCATGCTGATCTGTGGAATATCTGACTGGCGAATGCTCTGGACATCAGATACACGGTTCCTCCGTCAATTTCCTAGAGGAGAGTTAAGGCTTTTCAAGAGTTTTTCTCTCTATCCACCTTCCTATGTGCATGATGTCAGCTTTTGGGTTCCTGATGGGGAACAATTTGATGAAGTTGCTTTTCACACAGTTGCTAGGCAGGTGTCAGGTGAAATGGTCGTCTCCATCCAGTTAATCGATAGTTTCCAGCAGTCCGAGACCGGACGGAAGAGCCTCTGCTACCGCCTGACCTTTCAGTCCTGTGACAAGGCACTGAGCCGCCAGGAGGTGGCAGGGATGCAGCTGCTCTTTCGGAAGGAAATAAACCAACGCTTGCGAGTAGCTCTTCGGTAG
- the FDXACB1 gene encoding ferredoxin-fold anticodon-binding domain-containing protein 1 isoform X2 — protein sequence MRERRRPPALATEMEPARRVLLLGEGNFSFAASLCGAAGTHVVATCYESEEEVAGRGRAAESIRRLRERGAEVLFSVDCTKLKDYFLPEKRDFDCIYFNFPHCGRKAGVVKNRELLAQFFHGSQDKPFCVEGALNHIFTRSMPLPYFKPMICEIELESRKVSFQVPQVLVDKINRGFLEVNSNHPVRTIKEKLTAELSQAFPLQNIDYCLSLLHQGHLNGVCHSNIFWIILSPEETPSTEEMSNGLANAVLFSHVDFCRDTDKNGWVNVQEGCHISKQYYLRPSLLPYAQAIIQRGAFLPGTLHVLSGPVFRKCLITPYSMPVFHEMVFVCAVNRGTESKCIQMLMNNIKTSIHSFHQTVPRFKVNINLQEAKSFETTELNDFAAFESQLSKIQYFICMEIDTSGSCEKGFCVGIIRTAHYELVSSELVVVFASLNLDLLAMLICGISDWRMLWTSDTRFLRQFPRGELRLFKSFSLYPPSYVHDVSFWVPDGEQFDEVAFHTVARQVSGEMVVSIQLIDSFQQSETGRKSLCYRLTFQSCDKALSRQEVAGMQLLFRKEINQRLRVALR from the exons ATGAGGGAGCGCCGGCGGCCTCCGGCTCTGGCTACGGAGATGGAGCCGGCGCGCCGCgtcctgctgctgggggagggTAACTTCTCCTTCGCGGCCTCCCTGTGCGGAGCCGCGGGCACCCACGTCGTGGCCACTTGTTACGAGAGCGAAGAGGAGGTGGCCGGGCGGGGGCGAGCCGCGGAGAGCATCCGGCGGCTGCGGGAGAGGG GAGCTgaagttctgttttctgtggaCTGCACCAAGCTGAAGGACTATTTTTTACCAGAAAAAAGAGACTTTGACTGTATTTATTTCAACTTCCCTCACTGTGGGAGAAAGGCTGGGGTAGTGAAGAATAGAGAGCTTCTTGCCCAGTTTTTCCATGG GAGTCAAGATAAACCTTTCTGTGTAGAGGGAGCTTTAAACCACATTTTCACACGAAGCATGCCACTTCCATATTTCAAACCCATGATCTGCGAGATAGAACTGGAAAGCcgaaaagtttcttttcaagtaCCGCAAGTACTTGTGGACAAAATTAATAG ggGTTTCCTAGAAGTAAATTCAAATCATCCAGTACGGACAATAAAGGAGAAGCTTACTGCAGAGCTCAGCCAAGCCTTTCCATTACAAAATATTGACTACTGCCTTTCTCTGCTCCACCAAGGTCACCTGAATGGTGTTTGTCACTCAAACATCTTTTGGATCATTCTGAGCCCAGAGGAGACTCCAAGCACTGAAGAAATGTCTAATGGACTGgcaaatgcagttttattttcccATGTTGATTTTTGCAGGGACACAGATAAGAATGGCTGGGTGAATGTACAAGAGGGATGCCACATTTCAAAACAGTATTATCTTAGACCTTCCCTTCTACCTTATGCTCAGGCAATAATACAAAGAGGAGCATTTCTTCCGGGGACACTTCATGTTCTTTCTGGCCCAGTTTTCAGGAAGTGTCTTATCACTCCTTACTCCATGCCTGTTTTTCATGAGATGGTTTTTGTATGTGCAGTTAACAGGGGTACAGAAAGCAAGTGTATCCAGATGTTGATGAATAACATTAAAACCAGCATACATTCTTTTCACCAGACTGTTCCACGCTTTAAAGTGAATATCAATCTGCAGGAAGCAAAGAGCTTTGAAACAACTGAGCTAAATGACTTTGCTGCTTTTGAATCTCAGCTTAGTAAAATTCAGTACTTCATCTGTATGGAGATAGATACTTCAGGCTCCTGTGAGAAGGGCTTCTGTGTGGGAATTATAAGGACAGCTCATTACGAACTAGTAAGCAGTGAACTGGTTGTTGTCTTTGCTTCATTGAATCTTGACCTCCTAGCCATGCTGATCTGTGGAATATCTGACTGGCGAATGCTCTGGACATCAGATACACGGTTCCTCCGTCAATTTCCTAGAGGAGAGTTAAGGCTTTTCAAGAGTTTTTCTCTCTATCCACCTTCCTATGTGCATGATGTCAGCTTTTGGGTTCCTGATGGGGAACAATTTGATGAAGTTGCTTTTCACACAGTTGCTAGGCAGGTGTCAGGTGAAATGGTCGTCTCCATCCAGTTAATCGATAGTTTCCAGCAGTCCGAGACCGGACGGAAGAGCCTCTGCTACCGCCTGACCTTTCAGTCCTGTGACAAGGCACTGAGCCGCCAGGAGGTGGCAGGGATGCAGCTGCTCTTTCGGAAGGAAATAAACCAACGCTTGCGAGTAGCTCTTCGGTAG